Part of the Kamptonema formosum PCC 6407 genome, ACATCTGGCGCTCGGCAAAATAATTTGCTTTGGCATAAGCAATCTTTTCTGGCGTAGCTCCCTCTTGTTGCAATTGCCTTTCTAAGGTGTTTAAATCTGCGGTAATGCGATCGCGTTCCTCGGCGGGTACGATCTGGAATGAAACTTGGAAAGTGGGGATATCCTCCCCCTCTTCAAACAGTACCCAATCGTAACTTTCTCCCGGTTGCAGAGGTTGTCCGCTATAGGTGGCGCTGTTATTACTAGGCGCGAGTTTCTGACTCCACATTACTTGCTCGCTACGCCGTCGGCGCACCTCTATTTTTGATATATTTCCTTGCCATAGAAATAAAGGGCGATCGTTCCAAATTCTTATTTCTTCCCCTGACAGAGATTCGGGTGAGATGGTGCAGACGAGTTCAACTGGGCCCCGCGAACCTCCTGTTTCTTCCTTTCTAGGAGGTTCTTTCTCGTACAATTTATCCCAGGGTAACTGTTGTTCTTCTGTTTCTGCCATAGCATTTTGCACGGATAAATGTAGCAAAAACGGGGTGGAAATCAACGCTAAAGATAGCAAAAAAATGGTTAATCCCTTGTGAAATCTCATTTTGAATCCTTCAACAAACTATATCCCCAAAAACGTAAATCTTTGGCAGATTTTTTCTGATTTAATAATTTTACCAGTATGGGCAGGATGTAAATACTCAGCGTTGCAGCAGGTAGAACAAAAGGTAAAAGCACGGCAGCAGTAATGTAAAGTTGTAAGCTAATTAATCCATAAATGGTAGTTCCAATTAATATCGAACAAACTGCTTGCTCGCGATGTGCTAGGGCGAGGGCAGCCCCTTTTCCTAACAACACCGCTAGGCCGATCGTCCAGAGATCGGGAATAGGAATTACTAACCTTTTATGCAAGAAATGGTGTATCATGTAAGCGTGAGCTTCCCCACCAGTAAAATAGCGGCGCTGCTTGTGGCGGCGCTGATTGAACCAGTAGCTAAGTGCTGCGGGAATCCTAAAATTATCTTCCCCATCTCTAATTACCCCTGCTTCGCTATATCCTCCCGGTGCAATCAGCACAACTTGCTGCTGTAAATGCTGCAATTCCGGGGAATTAACTTCACTTTCCAGCAGTTGCCAAGCGGGGATATGCTGATAGATATATTCAGGGGGAACTGAAAAATCAATGATTGGTTGTAACCACATTTGCCCCCAATCATAAGATAAGCTGGTAATCGGTTGTAGTTGCGATGAAGGCGAGAATAATGTTTTGTAATTAAGGCCTTTTTCTCGATTAAGATATGCAATTGCTTCCGAGAAAAGTTCTGTCTTGCTGTCCAATCTAGGCGCAGGCAATTGAGACGAATCTTGATTTCCTGTTGCCAATTTTTGATTTGCTGCCACAGATGGCTGTGAATAAGCTTCTATGTTCAAATGATAAGCTAAAGCCAGCATATAAGCTAAGGGCATTTTTGCAGAACTAGAATTTTCTTCGGGTACTAATCTCATGTACCAGTGTACCATATTAATATGACCTTGAAAGCTCCAATTAGGGCTGGCAATTTCTGGGAGCACTTTTAGCCATCCTTCGGTATCGTCGCGGACAGATGCAAATACAAACCAAGTGGGATGAGGTTTTTGAACGGCGGTTTGTATAGATTTAGAAAGTATGCGATCGCTCTCCTCGTGGGGACGATCTAATAAATAATCAATCCCTACAACTTTAGCATTACTTGCCGCAAGCTTGTCAATTAAACTAGCTAAATATTGGCGATTCATCGGTTTGGGATTAGAAATTTTAGCCTTGCGGATTGACTTATCATCAATTGCTATTAATAGCACTTTAGGGGTAGCAACCATCGGTAGTTGTCGGGTAATGTCGCGATAAATTGCTTGTACTAAAACGCGCTTTTCTAGCAGCCCATCTTGTACTGGAAGTGACAAACTAAGGAATGTTAAAATTGACAGCGCGATCGCTTCTATCCGAGTTGGTAAAAGACGCTTAACAAATTCTCTAACCCCGTAAGGTTTAATTTGAAAGAAAACTGCTCCCGGATGACAAAATAGCGAAGGAACTAAGCAAGTAGAGGGATAAGTTAGGCTCTTTTCCAATCGCAGATATTGACAAGCACCGACTAAAGAATCTTGTACATCTTTGTGTTGGGCAAGTCCTTGGAGAAACCGAGCTAAAAATACCTGCGCTACCTGATTATGAATGGGTTCTCGCATCACCGCTACTTGACTTAATCCTAAATCAATTAACGAATTAGCAATGGTCAAACCGCAACAAGAATTGAATAGGGCAAACTTTAATCCCCGCTCTTTTGCTAAGAGAAGTTGAGGTTTAATTTCACTAATTGATATGCAGGTTTCGGGCGCGATCGCCAATTCTCCGCCCGTCATTGCTGTTTCATTGCTGTGTCCCGCAAAAAATAGTATATCCCAGCCTCTCTCATCGGCTAAAGCCTGACAAATATTAGCTTTCAATTCAGGAATATCTAATCCCGGTTGCCAACCTACAAACTTAATCTCAGCGATGCGAGAAAGGGAGCGCACTGCGGTGCGATCGCCCTGAAAATTCAATCCCGTATCATCTCCTAAAATTGCTAAAATTCTGGCTTTTTTTCCTCGTTTTTGTGGGGGATTTTTATCAGTTTCACTCCTAATATTTACAGGAGTCCGAACAATACGAATTTCCCCTAATCTCGGAAAATCAGCGCCGATTTCCCAAGATTCCCAAGGTAAGCGCTCGATCTCAATAGGATGACAAGTAAGGAATACATTAACATTTGAATTTTGGCTGCCAACAATTACCGACTCAGTAATTTCCGGTAATCTACTATTAGCAATTTCTGCTCGGATTTCAAATAAATCTGCACTTCGCAGCCAGTGATGAAATTCTGACAATAATCTAGCTTCGGCTTGAATCAGTCTAGCGTGCCAATCTATAGGTGGCGGTGCAATGCTACCACTAGCTTCTACCCGCCCTCTCAGAGCTGATTTGTAAAAGCTTAAATAAATTCGCTGCCACTCTTGATATAAAGTCGCGATTGATTCTGGATAATTTAACGTTGCAGACAGTTGTTGTCCTGTACCCCAAGACAATTCAAACAGACAATTTTGAGCAAAACGCTGAATTTTTAACCTAAAAATTGTCATCGATCCCTCTTTCTAATGAGGACGAAAAGCAAAGGGAGGTAATGTTAATCTTGCTCCATTGCTGAGGGCGAGAGTAACAGTAAATTGTTCGTCCCAGGTTCCCGCTACCAGACTGTAAAGATAGGGTTCAGCAGTGTTTTGGTTGAGGACTTGTTCAACCAGTACGCTTGTATTGTCAC contains:
- a CDS encoding CHASE2 domain-containing protein: MTIFRLKIQRFAQNCLFELSWGTGQQLSATLNYPESIATLYQEWQRIYLSFYKSALRGRVEASGSIAPPPIDWHARLIQAEARLLSEFHHWLRSADLFEIRAEIANSRLPEITESVIVGSQNSNVNVFLTCHPIEIERLPWESWEIGADFPRLGEIRIVRTPVNIRSETDKNPPQKRGKKARILAILGDDTGLNFQGDRTAVRSLSRIAEIKFVGWQPGLDIPELKANICQALADERGWDILFFAGHSNETAMTGGELAIAPETCISISEIKPQLLLAKERGLKFALFNSCCGLTIANSLIDLGLSQVAVMREPIHNQVAQVFLARFLQGLAQHKDVQDSLVGACQYLRLEKSLTYPSTCLVPSLFCHPGAVFFQIKPYGVREFVKRLLPTRIEAIALSILTFLSLSLPVQDGLLEKRVLVQAIYRDITRQLPMVATPKVLLIAIDDKSIRKAKISNPKPMNRQYLASLIDKLAASNAKVVGIDYLLDRPHEESDRILSKSIQTAVQKPHPTWFVFASVRDDTEGWLKVLPEIASPNWSFQGHINMVHWYMRLVPEENSSSAKMPLAYMLALAYHLNIEAYSQPSVAANQKLATGNQDSSQLPAPRLDSKTELFSEAIAYLNREKGLNYKTLFSPSSQLQPITSLSYDWGQMWLQPIIDFSVPPEYIYQHIPAWQLLESEVNSPELQHLQQQVVLIAPGGYSEAGVIRDGEDNFRIPAALSYWFNQRRHKQRRYFTGGEAHAYMIHHFLHKRLVIPIPDLWTIGLAVLLGKGAALALAHREQAVCSILIGTTIYGLISLQLYITAAVLLPFVLPAATLSIYILPILVKLLNQKKSAKDLRFWGYSLLKDSK